From a single candidate division KSB1 bacterium genomic region:
- a CDS encoding DUF2281 domain-containing protein, with product MSPKEILLYEIDEAPDELLTEVIDFVQFLKHRKNQEKFEITAASESALKKDWLSPEEDEAWQHL from the coding sequence ATGAGTCCTAAAGAAATTCTTTTATATGAAATTGATGAAGCTCCTGACGAGCTTTTGACAGAAGTTATAGATTTTGTTCAGTTTTTAAAGCACAGAAAAAATCAGGAGAAATTTGAGATTACTGCAGCCAGTGAATCTGCATTAAAAAAAGATTGGCTTTCCCCCGAGGAGGATGAAGCTTGGCAACATTTGTAA